From Oscillospiraceae bacterium CM, a single genomic window includes:
- the rpsS gene encoding 30S ribosomal protein S19: protein MSRSVKKGPFAAPELLKRVDEMNKAGDKKVLKTWSRATTIFPSFVGHTIAVHDGRRHVPIYITEDMVGHKLGEFAPTRTFRGHAGSKTTK, encoded by the coding sequence ATGAGTAGAAGTGTTAAAAAAGGCCCCTTTGCCGCACCGGAGCTTCTCAAAAGGGTCGATGAGATGAATAAAGCAGGCGATAAAAAGGTCCTGAAAACATGGTCCCGCGCCACGACGATCTTTCCGTCCTTCGTCGGGCACACCATAGCCGTTCACGACGGCCGCCGCCATGTGCCGATTTATATCACGGAAGACATGGTCGGCCACAAACTGGGCGAATTTGCCCCGACGCGGACTTTCAGAGGCCACGCGGGCAGCAAAACAACGAAATAA
- the rpsC gene encoding 30S ribosomal protein S3 gives MGQKVNPHGFRVGVIKDWDSRWYARADKVGDLIVEDYNIRKYLKELLFSAGVPKIEIERDNAKIKILIHCSRPGVVIGKGGAEIERLRGEMEKRLGKPVALNIVEVKNPDTNAQLVAESIAAKLEKRIGFRRAMKNAMQRAMRLGVRGIKVTVAGRLGGAEIARSESYHEGTIPLQTLRADIEYGFHEAATTYGRIGVKVWIYNGEILNQTLRTTPRTMDTTRPPRERRDRGGNRGGQGGYRGGQGGQGGYRGGQGGQGGYRGGQGGQGGYNRGPGGANAGRPAGQGGYTPRPAGQAPQTPKEGGAQ, from the coding sequence ATGGGACAGAAAGTTAATCCGCACGGCTTCCGCGTCGGCGTCATTAAAGACTGGGATTCCCGCTGGTATGCCAGAGCCGATAAGGTGGGAGACCTGATTGTTGAGGATTATAACATTCGCAAATATCTGAAAGAGCTCCTGTTTTCCGCAGGCGTTCCGAAAATAGAGATCGAGCGTGATAACGCGAAGATCAAAATCCTGATTCACTGCTCGCGCCCCGGCGTCGTGATCGGCAAGGGCGGCGCTGAAATTGAGCGCCTGCGCGGCGAAATGGAAAAAAGACTCGGCAAGCCAGTTGCGCTCAACATCGTTGAAGTGAAAAACCCGGATACGAACGCCCAGCTTGTTGCCGAGAGCATTGCGGCAAAGCTGGAAAAGCGCATCGGCTTCCGCCGCGCGATGAAAAACGCCATGCAGCGCGCCATGCGCCTCGGCGTGCGCGGCATTAAAGTCACGGTCGCCGGTCGCCTGGGCGGTGCCGAAATTGCCAGAAGTGAGTCTTATCACGAAGGGACAATTCCCCTTCAGACGCTCCGTGCCGACATAGAGTACGGCTTCCATGAGGCGGCAACGACTTATGGGCGCATTGGCGTTAAAGTATGGATTTATAACGGCGAAATTCTGAATCAGACGCTGCGCACAACGCCGCGGACGATGGATACGACAAGACCCCCGAGAGAGCGCCGTGATCGCGGCGGCAACCGCGGCGGTCAGGGCGGCTATCGCGGCGGTCAGGGTGGCCAAGGCGGCTATCGCGGCGGTCAGGGCGGCCAGGGCGGCTACAGAGGCGGTCAGGGTGGCCAAGGCGGCTATAACCGCGGCCCTGGCGGTGCAAATGCCGGTCGTCCCGCCGGTCAGGGCGGTTACACGCCGCGCCCGGCAGGTCAGGCTCCGCAGACGCCAAAAGAGGGAGGCGCACAGTAA
- the rplB gene encoding 50S ribosomal protein L2, which produces MSIKTYKPTTPSRRHMSVSGFDGIDKKAKPERKLVEPLKKHAGRNSYGHITVRHQGGGNRRKYRIIDFKRDKAEAGTVLRLEYDPNRTANIALVQYPDGERRYILAPVGLGTGDTVAASAAADIKPGNALPISAIPVGTVIHNIELYPGKGAQLVRSAGTAAQLMAKEGSLAQVRLPSGEYRYIRMNCMATIGQVGNADHSNISIGKAGRKRHMGIRPTVRGSVMNPNDHPHGGGEGKSPIGRPGPVTPWGKPTLGYKTRKTKNPTSKFIVKRRNAK; this is translated from the coding sequence ATGTCAATCAAAACTTACAAACCCACCACTCCGTCGAGAAGGCATATGTCTGTTTCCGGTTTCGACGGAATTGATAAGAAGGCTAAACCGGAACGCAAGCTCGTTGAGCCGCTGAAAAAGCATGCCGGTCGCAACAGCTACGGGCACATTACCGTCCGCCATCAGGGCGGCGGCAATCGCCGGAAATACAGAATCATTGATTTCAAGCGTGACAAAGCCGAAGCAGGTACCGTTCTCCGCCTGGAGTACGACCCGAACAGGACGGCCAACATCGCACTCGTCCAGTACCCCGACGGCGAGCGCCGCTACATCCTCGCACCTGTCGGCCTCGGCACGGGCGACACTGTCGCCGCTTCCGCCGCCGCGGACATCAAGCCGGGCAACGCCCTGCCGATTTCCGCCATCCCGGTCGGCACCGTTATTCACAATATCGAGCTCTACCCCGGCAAGGGCGCGCAGCTTGTCCGCTCGGCGGGCACAGCGGCCCAGCTGATGGCGAAAGAGGGCTCTCTTGCTCAGGTCAGGCTGCCGTCAGGCGAGTACCGCTATATCCGCATGAACTGTATGGCGACGATCGGTCAGGTCGGCAACGCGGACCATTCGAACATCTCCATCGGTAAGGCTGGACGTAAACGCCACATGGGCATCCGCCCGACCGTCCGCGGCTCTGTCATGAACCCGAACGACCACCCGCACGGCGGTGGTGAGGGCAAGAGCCCCATCGGCCGTCCCGGACCCGTGACCCCGTGGGGCAAGCCGACGCTCGGTTATAAGACACGCAAGACAAAGAACCCGACATCGAAGTTCATCGTCAAGCGCCGCAACGCGAAATAA
- the rplF gene encoding 50S ribosomal protein L6, giving the protein MSRIGRTPISIPGGVDVKVSDTNVVTVKGPKGTLETALNPEIKVEIEGGVIKLTRPTDQPVHRSLHGLSRTLVANMVTGVTEGFKKELDVNGVGYRATKEGNKLVMNLGFSHQVIVEETNDIKIDVPAPNKIVISGIDKQIVGQFAADVRKKRPPEPYKGKGIKYSDEVIRRKEGKTGAKK; this is encoded by the coding sequence ATGTCAAGAATCGGTAGAACCCCTATCAGCATCCCCGGCGGCGTTGACGTCAAGGTGTCCGACACAAATGTCGTGACCGTCAAAGGGCCGAAGGGCACATTAGAGACGGCGCTTAATCCGGAAATCAAAGTTGAGATTGAGGGCGGCGTTATAAAACTGACGCGTCCAACCGACCAGCCGGTGCACCGCTCGCTGCATGGTCTTTCAAGAACGCTTGTCGCCAACATGGTCACCGGCGTCACCGAGGGCTTTAAAAAAGAACTTGATGTCAACGGTGTCGGCTACAGAGCGACAAAAGAAGGCAACAAGCTTGTGATGAACCTCGGCTTTTCACACCAAGTAATCGTTGAAGAGACGAACGACATCAAAATCGATGTGCCCGCGCCGAACAAGATTGTTATCAGCGGTATCGATAAGCAGATCGTCGGTCAATTTGCCGCCGATGTCAGAAAGAAAAGACCGCCCGAGCCGTATAAGGGCAAAGGCATCAAATATTCAGACGAGGTCATTCGCCGCAAAGAAGGCAAGACCGGCGCCAAAAAGTAA
- a CDS encoding 50S ribosomal protein L24, producing the protein MDIKRNDTVIVLSGKDKGKEGKVISADPANSKVIVEGVNVAKRHTKPRKQGDPGGIIKKETPIYACKVMRVCPKCSKPTRPAHQFKKDGTKVRVCKKCGAEI; encoded by the coding sequence ATGGATATCAAAAGAAACGATACGGTCATTGTCCTGTCGGGCAAGGATAAGGGCAAGGAAGGCAAGGTCATCAGCGCCGACCCGGCGAACAGCAAGGTCATCGTTGAAGGCGTCAACGTTGCCAAGCGGCATACGAAGCCCCGCAAGCAGGGCGACCCCGGCGGTATCATTAAAAAAGAAACGCCGATTTACGCCTGCAAGGTGATGCGCGTCTGCCCGAAGTGCTCGAAGCCGACAAGACCAGCCCATCAGTTCAAAAAAGATGGCACAAAGGTTCGCGTCTGCAAAAAATGCGGCGCAGAAATATAG
- the rpsQ gene encoding 30S ribosomal protein S17, translating into MNAERTSSRKTRVGKVVSDKMDKTIVVAVEDRVAHPLYKKIIKRTYKLKAHDENNDCAIGDRVRVMETRPLSKDKRWRLVEIIEKAK; encoded by the coding sequence ATGAACGCAGAAAGAACATCTTCCAGAAAGACTAGGGTCGGCAAGGTTGTTTCAGATAAAATGGATAAGACGATCGTCGTGGCCGTTGAAGACCGCGTCGCGCATCCGCTTTATAAAAAGATTATTAAGAGAACCTATAAATTGAAAGCTCACGATGAGAACAACGACTGCGCCATCGGCGACAGAGTCCGCGTCATGGAGACGCGCCCTTTGTCGAAGGATAAGCGCTGGCGTCTCGTCGAGATCATTGAGAAGGCAAAGTAA
- the rplV gene encoding 50S ribosomal protein L22, translated as MDAKAHLNYARIAPRKVKIVCDLIRGKDTKTAQAILMQTPKAAAELMLKLLKSAVANAENNHNLDPENLYVSETFANPGPIIKRMMPRAQGRGYRINKRTSHITIVVKEKE; from the coding sequence ATGGATGCTAAGGCACATTTAAATTACGCGCGCATTGCACCGCGAAAAGTCAAAATCGTCTGCGACCTGATCCGCGGCAAAGATACAAAAACAGCGCAGGCTATTCTGATGCAGACGCCGAAGGCCGCCGCCGAGCTGATGCTCAAGCTTCTCAAAAGCGCCGTGGCCAACGCCGAAAACAATCATAATCTTGATCCCGAAAACCTTTATGTCTCCGAGACTTTTGCCAATCCCGGCCCGATCATTAAGCGCATGATGCCGAGAGCGCAGGGAAGAGGCTACCGTATCAACAAAAGAACGTCTCACATCACGATCGTGGTGAAGGAAAAGGAATAG
- the rplC gene encoding 50S ribosomal protein L3 produces the protein MEKAIIGKKVGMTQIFDDNGKVIPVTVIEAGPCVVVQKKTADKDGYDAVQLGYQDEKERKLSKPELGHLKKAGTALKKHLKEFKLSMAATYNVGDELKADVFTEGDKVDITGVSKGKGYAGVIKRHGAQRTPTTHGGGPVHRHAGSMGSNTDPSRIFKGKIGAGQMGAEQVTVMNLDVVKVDPELNLIAVRGAIPGPKGGVVYIKNTVKNNRVKNTVVTVSTNPQKQSARS, from the coding sequence ATGGAGAAGGCAATCATCGGCAAAAAGGTCGGCATGACGCAGATCTTCGATGATAACGGCAAGGTCATCCCTGTGACCGTTATTGAGGCCGGTCCCTGCGTCGTCGTGCAGAAGAAGACGGCAGACAAAGACGGCTACGACGCCGTACAGCTCGGCTATCAGGACGAGAAGGAAAGAAAGCTTTCAAAGCCGGAGCTCGGCCATCTGAAGAAGGCGGGTACCGCCCTTAAAAAGCATCTGAAAGAGTTTAAGCTCTCGATGGCCGCAACCTACAATGTTGGCGACGAGCTGAAGGCCGACGTTTTCACTGAGGGTGACAAGGTTGACATTACCGGCGTTTCAAAAGGTAAAGGGTATGCCGGCGTTATCAAGCGCCACGGCGCGCAGCGCACACCGACAACGCACGGCGGCGGCCCCGTCCACCGGCATGCCGGTTCGATGGGCTCGAACACCGACCCGTCAAGAATCTTTAAGGGTAAAATCGGCGCCGGTCAGATGGGTGCCGAGCAGGTCACCGTTATGAACCTGGACGTCGTCAAGGTTGACCCTGAGCTCAATCTGATTGCTGTCAGAGGTGCGATTCCCGGCCCCAAGGGCGGTGTTGTCTATATTAAGAACACCGTCAAAAACAACCGTGTCAAGAACACTGTTGTGACAGTCAGCACCAACCCGCAAAAACAATCGGCCAGGAGCTAG
- the rplE gene encoding 50S ribosomal protein L5, whose amino-acid sequence MARMKKKYADEVAPALMKKFQYKSVMQIPKLEKIVINVGCGDARDNTKALDAVVKDITAITGQKAVITKAKKSVANFKLREGMPVGVKVTLRQDKMWEFLDRLFNIALPRVRDFRGISANSFDGRGNFALGIKEQLIFPEIDYDKIEKIRGMDIAICTTASTDEEARELLTLLGAPFIQA is encoded by the coding sequence ATGGCAAGAATGAAGAAAAAATATGCGGATGAAGTTGCTCCCGCCCTGATGAAGAAGTTTCAATACAAGAGCGTGATGCAGATCCCGAAGCTTGAGAAGATCGTGATCAACGTCGGCTGCGGCGACGCCAGAGATAACACGAAGGCTTTAGACGCCGTCGTCAAAGACATCACCGCCATCACCGGCCAGAAGGCTGTTATCACCAAGGCGAAAAAGTCTGTTGCTAACTTCAAGCTGCGCGAAGGCATGCCGGTCGGTGTTAAGGTGACGCTGCGGCAGGATAAGATGTGGGAGTTTTTAGACAGGCTCTTCAACATCGCGTTGCCGCGCGTGCGTGACTTCCGCGGCATTTCCGCTAACTCCTTCGACGGCCGCGGCAACTTTGCCCTCGGTATCAAGGAGCAGCTCATTTTCCCGGAGATCGATTACGATAAGATCGAAAAGATCCGCGGCATGGACATCGCCATCTGCACAACAGCGAGCACCGACGAAGAGGCCAGAGAGCTTCTGACGCTTCTGGGTGCGCCGTTCATTCAGGCGTAG
- a CDS encoding type Z 30S ribosomal protein S14, with protein MAKKAMILKQQRAAKFSTRSYNRCKICGRPHAYLRDYGVCRICFRNLAYKGQIPGVRKASW; from the coding sequence ATGGCAAAAAAAGCAATGATTTTAAAACAGCAGAGAGCGGCCAAATTCTCAACCCGTTCCTATAACCGGTGCAAGATTTGCGGCCGTCCGCATGCGTATCTCCGCGATTATGGCGTGTGCCGTATCTGCTTCCGCAATTTGGCTTATAAGGGCCAGATCCCCGGCGTTCGCAAGGCGTCTTGGTAA
- the feoB gene encoding ferrous iron transport protein B, with product MAEKLEKTLNGLVPGQSAVILSVGGQSGAVKRRLVDMGLTPGTRVTVKRIAPFGDPVEVRIRGYELSLRREDAAQVGVGDALPARRKKTSSFTSYSARALDPETLRRMRLEHEHELNNHAAPYDTFVHDTRRMSIALVGNPNCGKTTLFNALTGSNQYVGNWPGVTVEKKEGVATLGDREITIVDLPGIYSLSPYSLEELVARDYIIGGEADKRPDAIINIVDATNLERNMYLTVQLLELERPMVMALNFMDEARKNGDMIDVARLSKEIGIPVIPISARTGENLEELLHVAHRQMHLGYTIEPDDLYDCLTHEIHHRVGILIHDNAYAANIPAHWASIKLLEGDDIVRRALRLDSGTAAKVDIIAGEYETLGGLGDRETLIADSRYQYIEHVVKAAVKKGVVSSETTTDRIDKIATHRLFAVPVFLAMMLLMFAVTFGPVGAFLSDGVAFMIDAFSGWLAAFLAGAHVIPWLTSLVTDGVISGVGGVLTFLPQIALLFFFLSLLEDTGYMARAAFIMDRLLRHFGLSGKAFIPMLMGFGCTVPAIMGARTMENEKDRRLTILLVPFMSCSAKLPVYGLIAAAFFGAWAGVAVFSLYLLGMIMAIVSGLFFKKTLFAGEPAPFVMELPPYRMPTLNNTLIHVWERVKDFLIRAGTLIFLMSIVLWFLQNFNWRLQMVPNSADGILAGIGTFIAPIFKPMGFGVWQAAVALLTGIIAKEAVVASLSMFYGFSLTASGAIVAAALTGFTPLSAFSYMVFILLYVPCVAAVSTIYREMNSLKWTVLSVGWQLAAAYVISLLVYQIGRLFGL from the coding sequence ATGGCGGAAAAACTTGAAAAAACATTAAACGGCCTTGTGCCGGGGCAGAGCGCCGTCATTTTATCGGTCGGCGGCCAGTCGGGCGCCGTTAAGCGGCGGCTCGTTGATATGGGCCTGACGCCAGGAACACGCGTGACCGTCAAGCGGATTGCGCCGTTCGGCGATCCTGTTGAGGTGCGCATTCGCGGCTACGAGCTCTCCCTCCGCCGGGAGGACGCCGCGCAGGTCGGCGTTGGCGATGCGCTGCCAGCGCGCCGGAAGAAAACATCGTCCTTCACGAGCTACAGCGCACGAGCGCTTGACCCCGAAACACTCCGGCGCATGCGCCTGGAGCACGAGCACGAGCTGAACAACCACGCCGCGCCGTATGACACATTCGTCCATGACACGCGGCGAATGAGCATTGCGCTTGTCGGTAACCCCAACTGCGGCAAAACAACGCTTTTTAACGCCCTGACGGGCTCAAACCAATATGTTGGCAACTGGCCCGGCGTAACGGTTGAAAAAAAAGAGGGCGTTGCCACATTGGGAGACAGGGAGATTACCATTGTCGATCTCCCGGGCATCTATTCCCTCTCGCCATATTCACTTGAAGAGCTTGTTGCGCGCGACTACATCATCGGCGGCGAGGCGGACAAACGGCCGGACGCCATCATCAACATTGTCGACGCCACGAATCTGGAGCGGAACATGTACCTCACCGTTCAGCTGCTCGAGCTGGAGCGGCCGATGGTTATGGCCCTCAATTTTATGGACGAGGCGCGGAAAAACGGCGACATGATTGACGTTGCCCGCCTTTCCAAAGAGATCGGCATCCCCGTCATCCCCATTTCGGCGCGGACAGGCGAAAATTTGGAAGAGCTTCTGCACGTGGCGCACCGGCAGATGCACCTCGGTTATACAATTGAGCCGGACGACTTATATGACTGCCTCACGCATGAAATTCATCACAGGGTCGGTATACTGATCCATGACAACGCCTACGCGGCAAATATACCGGCGCACTGGGCGTCTATCAAGCTTTTGGAGGGCGACGATATCGTCCGCCGGGCGCTCCGGCTTGACAGCGGCACGGCGGCAAAAGTTGACATCATTGCCGGAGAGTATGAGACGCTGGGCGGACTCGGAGACCGTGAGACGCTGATTGCCGACAGCCGGTATCAATATATTGAGCACGTTGTCAAGGCAGCCGTCAAAAAAGGCGTCGTCAGTTCGGAGACAACGACGGACCGGATTGATAAAATCGCAACGCACCGCCTGTTCGCCGTCCCTGTTTTTTTGGCAATGATGCTTCTTATGTTCGCCGTGACATTCGGCCCCGTCGGCGCATTTTTGTCCGACGGCGTGGCGTTTATGATCGATGCGTTTTCCGGGTGGCTGGCGGCGTTTCTTGCCGGGGCCCATGTCATCCCGTGGCTGACGAGCCTCGTGACAGACGGCGTTATTTCCGGCGTCGGCGGCGTTCTGACGTTTTTGCCGCAGATTGCGCTGCTGTTTTTCTTCCTGTCGCTTTTGGAGGATACCGGATACATGGCGCGTGCGGCGTTTATTATGGACCGGCTGCTGCGCCATTTCGGGTTGTCCGGCAAGGCGTTTATTCCGATGCTGATGGGCTTCGGCTGTACGGTGCCCGCCATCATGGGCGCGCGCACGATGGAAAATGAAAAGGACAGACGTCTGACGATTCTGCTTGTGCCGTTTATGAGCTGTTCAGCAAAGCTGCCCGTTTACGGGCTGATTGCCGCCGCCTTTTTCGGTGCTTGGGCCGGTGTGGCCGTTTTTTCGCTGTATCTGCTCGGCATGATCATGGCGATTGTCTCCGGCCTCTTCTTCAAAAAAACGTTGTTTGCCGGGGAACCGGCCCCCTTTGTGATGGAACTGCCACCATACAGGATGCCGACGCTGAACAACACGCTCATCCACGTCTGGGAGCGGGTGAAGGACTTCCTAATTAGAGCCGGGACACTCATTTTCCTCATGAGCATTGTTCTGTGGTTTCTCCAGAACTTCAACTGGCGCCTTCAGATGGTGCCGAACAGCGCCGACGGGATTCTGGCCGGTATCGGCACGTTCATTGCGCCCATCTTCAAGCCCATGGGCTTCGGCGTTTGGCAGGCGGCCGTGGCACTTTTGACCGGCATCATCGCAAAGGAGGCCGTTGTCGCGTCCCTTTCCATGTTCTACGGCTTTTCTCTGACGGCGTCGGGTGCCATTGTTGCGGCTGCCCTCACGGGATTTACACCCCTGTCGGCTTTTTCCTACATGGTGTTCATTCTCCTTTACGTCCCGTGCGTGGCGGCTGTATCAACGATTTATCGGGAAATGAACAGCCTGAAATGGACGGTACTATCCGTTGGCTGGCAGCTTGCGGCAGCCTATGTTATCTCGTTGCTTGTCTACCAAATCGGCCGCCTGTTCGGGCTGTAA
- the rpsJ gene encoding 30S ribosomal protein S10: MAASKKMIRIRLKAYDHQLIDQAAGQIVETAKRTEAKVSGPIPLPTKKEIVTILRAVHKYKDSREQFERLTHKRLIDIISPTQKTVEALMSLELPAGVEIEIKL, encoded by the coding sequence ATGGCAGCAAGCAAGAAAATGATCCGCATTAGGCTCAAAGCCTACGATCACCAGCTGATCGACCAGGCGGCCGGGCAGATCGTTGAAACAGCCAAGCGCACGGAGGCAAAGGTTTCCGGTCCGATTCCGCTTCCGACGAAGAAGGAAATTGTGACGATTCTGCGCGCGGTTCACAAATATAAGGATAGCCGTGAGCAGTTTGAGCGGCTGACGCACAAGCGGCTGATTGATATTATCAGCCCCACACAGAAGACGGTTGAAGCGCTGATGTCACTGGAGCTGCCCGCGGGCGTCGAAATCGAGATCAAGCTTTAA
- the rplP gene encoding 50S ribosomal protein L16 → MLLPKRVKYRKVMRGRMTGKATRGNTIAYGEYAMQATEPSWITSNQIEAARIAMTRYTKRGGKVWIKIFPDKPVTAKPAETRMGSGKGSPEYWVAVVKPGRILFEISGVSEETAREAIRLAGHKLPLKTKFVMRETETGGE, encoded by the coding sequence ATGCTTTTACCGAAAAGAGTTAAATATCGCAAGGTGATGCGCGGACGCATGACGGGCAAAGCAACGCGCGGGAACACCATTGCTTACGGCGAATACGCCATGCAGGCGACAGAGCCGTCCTGGATCACATCCAATCAGATCGAAGCAGCCCGTATCGCCATGACGCGTTATACAAAGCGCGGTGGTAAGGTCTGGATTAAGATATTCCCCGATAAGCCGGTAACAGCAAAGCCCGCCGAAACCCGCATGGGTTCCGGTAAAGGCTCGCCGGAATACTGGGTTGCCGTTGTCAAGCCGGGTCGAATTCTCTTTGAGATATCCGGCGTTTCAGAGGAAACAGCCCGCGAAGCCATTCGCCTCGCCGGCCACAAGCTTCCCCTGAAGACGAAGTTTGTTATGCGTGAGACCGAGACAGGTGGTGAATAA
- the rplN gene encoding 50S ribosomal protein L14: MIQQETYLKVADNTGAKEIKCIRVLGGSKRKYGNIGDVIVASVRKAAPGGTVKKGDVVKAVIVRSAKGVHRTDGTYVRFDENAAVLIKEDKNPRGTRIFGPVARELRDKDYMKILSLAPEVI, translated from the coding sequence ATGATTCAGCAGGAAACATATCTGAAGGTTGCCGACAACACCGGCGCCAAAGAAATAAAATGCATTCGTGTCCTTGGCGGCTCCAAGAGGAAATACGGCAACATCGGTGATGTGATCGTGGCCTCCGTCCGCAAGGCGGCACCCGGCGGTACCGTTAAAAAAGGAGACGTTGTTAAGGCTGTCATCGTGCGCTCGGCCAAGGGCGTGCACAGAACGGACGGCACTTACGTCCGGTTTGACGAAAATGCGGCCGTCCTCATCAAGGAAGACAAAAACCCCAGAGGGACCCGTATCTTTGGGCCAGTGGCCAGAGAGCTCCGTGACAAGGACTATATGAAGATCCTGTCGCTTGCTCCCGAAGTGATATAG
- the rplD gene encoding 50S ribosomal protein L4, giving the protein MPTLKVYNMAGEVTGEVTLSDAIFGINPNEQALHESVKNHLANVRQGTQSALTRAEVSGGGAKPYRQKGTGRARQGSTRAPQFTHGGVAFAPKPRDYRYTINKKLKKLALKSALSQKAVDEAIIVVDNLEMTSIKTKDFIKFLSAVGVSGKALVVTPEVREAVIKSARNIPGVQTTIATILSAYDVLNAKTFIVDKAALQTIEEVYA; this is encoded by the coding sequence ATGCCTACATTAAAAGTATACAATATGGCGGGCGAGGTCACCGGCGAGGTGACGCTTTCCGATGCCATATTCGGCATAAACCCGAACGAACAGGCACTTCACGAATCTGTGAAAAACCATCTGGCCAACGTCCGCCAAGGCACGCAGTCGGCGCTGACCCGTGCCGAGGTTTCCGGCGGCGGCGCCAAGCCCTATCGCCAGAAGGGTACCGGCCGCGCCCGTCAGGGTTCGACGAGAGCCCCGCAGTTTACACACGGCGGCGTTGCCTTCGCACCGAAGCCACGTGACTACCGCTACACGATCAACAAGAAGCTCAAAAAGCTGGCGTTGAAATCCGCGCTGTCCCAGAAGGCTGTTGACGAGGCGATTATCGTTGTTGACAACCTGGAGATGACGTCGATTAAAACAAAGGATTTTATTAAGTTTTTAAGCGCCGTGGGCGTTTCCGGCAAGGCACTCGTCGTCACCCCGGAAGTCCGCGAGGCCGTCATCAAAAGTGCGCGCAACATCCCCGGCGTACAGACAACGATTGCCACCATTTTAAGCGCCTATGACGTGCTCAACGCCAAAACGTTTATCGTTGACAAGGCGGCGCTGCAGACGATCGAGGAGGTTTACGCATAA
- the rplW gene encoding 50S ribosomal protein L23, protein MKTAYDIIIRPIITEQSMEQGDINKYAFVVARDANKIEIKKAVEEIFGVKVDKVNTLNMQGKRKRTGRYPEGRRSAWKKAVVKLTEDSKTIEFFEGMV, encoded by the coding sequence ATGAAAACCGCTTACGATATCATCATTCGCCCGATCATCACCGAGCAGTCGATGGAGCAGGGTGATATTAACAAATACGCCTTCGTGGTCGCCCGCGACGCAAATAAGATCGAAATCAAGAAAGCCGTTGAGGAAATCTTCGGCGTCAAGGTCGATAAGGTCAACACGCTCAACATGCAGGGCAAGAGAAAGAGAACCGGCCGTTATCCGGAGGGCCGCCGCAGCGCGTGGAAAAAGGCCGTTGTCAAGCTGACCGAAGATTCCAAGACGATTGAATTCTTCGAAGGAATGGTTTAA
- the rpsH gene encoding 30S ribosomal protein S8, producing MQITDPIADMLTRIRNACSAKHATVDIPASNMKKAIAEILLEEGYIKNFQLINDGVQGVIKITLKYNGNEKAITGLRRVSKPGLRMYAGAEELPQVLKGLGIAIISTSKGVMTDKKARAAHVGGEVLAFVW from the coding sequence ATGCAGATTACCGATCCTATTGCCGATATGCTCACGCGGATTCGCAACGCATGCTCGGCAAAACACGCAACGGTTGACATTCCGGCTTCCAACATGAAGAAGGCGATTGCCGAAATTCTACTGGAAGAAGGGTATATCAAGAATTTTCAGCTGATTAATGACGGCGTGCAGGGCGTTATTAAAATTACCTTAAAATATAACGGCAACGAAAAGGCCATCACGGGTCTGCGCCGTGTTTCCAAACCCGGTCTGCGCATGTACGCGGGTGCGGAGGAACTGCCCCAGGTCCTCAAGGGGCTGGGTATTGCTATCATTTCAACGTCCAAGGGCGTCATGACCGACAAAAAAGCCAGAGCGGCACATGTCGGCGGCGAAGTCCTTGCGTTTGTGTGGTAA
- the rpmC gene encoding 50S ribosomal protein L29: MKANEVRKLSASELEEKLSGLKKDLFFLRMQHATNQLDNPVKISQVKKDIARVKTVIRQKQLEQ; encoded by the coding sequence ATGAAGGCAAATGAGGTACGTAAACTCTCCGCCTCTGAGCTGGAGGAAAAGCTCTCCGGTCTGAAAAAAGACCTGTTCTTTTTGAGAATGCAGCATGCCACAAATCAGCTTGACAACCCTGTTAAGATATCCCAAGTCAAAAAGGATATTGCCCGAGTCAAAACAGTTATTCGTCAGAAACAGCTCGAGCAGTGA